A genome region from Deinococcus planocerae includes the following:
- a CDS encoding ABC transporter permease, which translates to MVDHNGGVFGRQPPVLGPIGKDKGGTVWAPTRLPGQLRFTLLRRCLANPSALVAVVVLLVLTVLSLAAPWITPYGPSTASFDALSRGPSRAHWFGTDDLGRDGFTRTLYGGRVSLTAGIVSVLVAALLGTSLGLLAGYFRGWLDEVLMRVVDALLALPFLVLAIVLAAVFGPSLQNAMLAIAIVTTPSFARMVRGGVLAQREREDVQAANALGAHSLRVILRHVLPNLSGVLIVQITLAIATAVLAESTLSFLSLGVQPSTPSWGVMLDSARGVLTTAPRMALFPGIFTFLTVLAFNLVGDGLREALDPRARG; encoded by the coding sequence ATGGTTGATCATAACGGCGGGGTCTTCGGGCGTCAACCACCGGTCCTCGGCCCCATCGGGAAAGACAAGGGCGGGACGGTGTGGGCGCCGACCCGCCTTCCGGGCCAGCTCAGGTTCACACTGCTGCGCCGCTGCCTGGCCAACCCCTCGGCGCTGGTGGCCGTGGTCGTGCTCCTGGTCCTGACGGTCTTGTCGCTGGCGGCGCCGTGGATCACGCCCTACGGACCGAGCACGGCGTCCTTCGACGCGCTGAGCCGGGGGCCCAGCCGCGCCCACTGGTTCGGAACCGACGACCTGGGCCGGGACGGGTTCACCCGCACCCTGTACGGCGGAAGGGTCTCCCTGACGGCGGGCATCGTGTCGGTCCTCGTCGCCGCCCTCCTCGGCACGTCTCTCGGGCTGCTGGCCGGGTACTTCCGGGGGTGGCTCGACGAGGTGCTCATGCGGGTGGTGGACGCGCTGCTCGCCCTCCCGTTCCTGGTCCTGGCGATTGTGCTCGCGGCGGTGTTCGGTCCCAGCCTGCAAAACGCCATGCTCGCCATCGCCATCGTCACCACGCCGTCCTTCGCGCGCATGGTGCGTGGTGGGGTCCTGGCGCAGCGCGAGCGGGAGGACGTCCAGGCGGCCAACGCCCTCGGCGCCCACTCCCTGCGGGTCATCCTGCGCCACGTCCTCCCGAACCTCTCGGGCGTCTTGATCGTCCAGATCACCCTGGCCATCGCGACGGCGGTGCTGGCCGAGAGCACGCTGTCGTTCCTGAGCCTGGGCGTGCAGCCGTCGACGCCCAGTTGGGGCGTCATGCTCGACTCCGCCCGCGGAGTTCTGACCACCGCTCCCCGGATGGCCCTTTTTCCCGGCATCTTTACCTTCCTGACGGTGCTCGCTTTCAACCTGGTCGGCGACGGTCTGCGCGAGGCCCTCGATCCCAGGGCGCGGGGGTGA
- a CDS encoding ROK family transcriptional regulator encodes MGQPQTLRRLNRRQVLRALLDAQVLTRPQLAERLGLSKVTVNAVVRELLDKGLVQLWAQPAGGSGRIPQGVRLNPAMGTALGLDLQLQRLHGRAVALGGGLERPCRRASSPGRVVEDAAALLREVHGRAPFGPLSTVVLGVPAPVDAQGRVGEPNALGPFDAEPVLTAARDLGLEVRFENDANLAALALAAQYPDHATLATVIERPSGIGVGLMLQGQLYRGPQGRAGELGQAPWPSSGGARCIESLPLAERTEAAAYALAGLASALDLERLILIGERSGPLAARLRELHPGVALSLPQDAAGTPLRGAVLLARQWGRERLLDDALHGKKATPYVA; translated from the coding sequence ATGGGACAACCACAGACCCTTCGACGACTCAACCGGCGGCAGGTGCTGCGGGCGTTGCTGGACGCCCAGGTGCTGACGCGCCCGCAGCTGGCCGAGCGGTTGGGACTGTCCAAGGTCACGGTCAATGCCGTCGTCCGGGAGCTGCTGGACAAAGGCCTGGTCCAGCTCTGGGCGCAGCCCGCCGGCGGCAGCGGCCGCATTCCTCAGGGCGTGCGCCTCAACCCGGCGATGGGCACGGCCCTGGGCCTGGACCTGCAACTCCAGCGCCTGCACGGACGCGCGGTTGCCCTGGGGGGCGGTCTTGAGCGGCCCTGCCGGCGGGCGAGTTCTCCAGGCCGCGTGGTGGAGGACGCCGCCGCCCTGCTGCGCGAGGTGCACGGGCGCGCACCGTTCGGGCCGCTGAGCACGGTGGTGCTGGGTGTCCCGGCGCCGGTGGACGCCCAGGGGCGTGTGGGCGAGCCCAATGCGTTGGGACCCTTCGACGCCGAGCCGGTGCTCACCGCCGCCCGGGACCTGGGGCTCGAGGTCCGCTTCGAGAACGACGCGAACCTGGCAGCGCTGGCCCTCGCCGCGCAGTACCCGGACCATGCGACGCTGGCGACGGTCATCGAACGCCCCAGCGGAATCGGGGTGGGTCTGATGCTGCAAGGCCAGCTCTACCGCGGACCGCAGGGCCGTGCCGGCGAGCTGGGCCAGGCCCCCTGGCCCAGCTCGGGGGGCGCGAGGTGTATCGAGAGCCTGCCGCTGGCGGAGCGCACCGAGGCCGCCGCCTACGCCCTGGCGGGCCTCGCCAGCGCCCTGGACCTGGAGCGCCTGATCCTGATCGGCGAGCGGAGTGGTCCACTCGCCGCGCGCCTGCGCGAACTGCACCCGGGCGTGGCGCTGTCCCTGCCCCAGGACGCGGCAGGCACGCCGCTGCGGGGCGCCGTGCTGCTGGCCCGGCAGTGGGGACGGGAGCGCCTGCTGGACGACGCCTTGCACGGGAAGAAAGCGACCCCCTATGTGGCATAG
- a CDS encoding lyase family protein, giving the protein MWHSTYRRTVLRPDYDYARAHLLPHLFDALTAHALMLDSRGVPRAGQAAARLRALRREPFPPYDPQVEDVFFMVDRRLAGEDPEAAGALRTALSRNDLDTTVYRLSARERLLRATRRLLALRRTLLDLAGREVDTVMVAYTHHQPAQPTTLAHYLSGLENVLSRDTRRMFAALGHVNLSPMGAVALAGTSFPIDRERTAELLAFDRPIENTYDAVSASDWQVDLAATVTVAATTLSRAVHDLLLWASRGLLTLEDGLVQGSSVMPQKRNPVALEHARTKFSKAIGMTQSVILSAHNVPFGDINDPGPDMQPSLHGMWQEFREGVELLTVALTNPRIGREAWRREAECGESVVTELADAIVRHRGGGFREAHGAVKGLLTGLHAEGRTLASLTRHDLERLGVDLPAGELAAALDPAAFVARRTTLGGPAPAVMREALAAAHARLRGDTLDHGRARQRFADARTRLEGGTAW; this is encoded by the coding sequence ATGTGGCATAGCACCTACCGGCGCACCGTCTTGCGGCCCGACTACGATTACGCCCGCGCGCACTTGCTGCCCCACCTGTTCGACGCGCTGACCGCCCACGCCCTGATGCTGGACTCCCGGGGCGTGCCCCGCGCGGGCCAGGCCGCGGCCCGGCTGCGCGCCCTGCGCCGCGAGCCCTTTCCCCCGTACGATCCGCAGGTCGAGGACGTGTTCTTCATGGTGGACCGCCGCCTGGCGGGCGAGGACCCGGAGGCGGCGGGAGCCTTGCGCACGGCCCTGTCGCGCAACGACCTCGACACGACGGTCTACCGCCTGAGCGCCCGCGAGCGCCTGCTGCGGGCCACCCGGCGCCTGCTGGCCCTGCGCCGCACCCTGCTCGACCTCGCCGGGCGCGAGGTGGACACGGTGATGGTCGCCTATACCCACCACCAGCCCGCCCAGCCCACCACCCTGGCGCACTACCTGTCCGGGCTGGAAAACGTCTTGTCGCGCGACACCCGGCGGATGTTCGCGGCGCTCGGGCACGTGAACCTCAGCCCGATGGGGGCGGTCGCCCTGGCCGGGACGAGTTTTCCCATCGACCGTGAGCGGACGGCGGAGTTGCTCGCCTTCGACCGGCCCATCGAGAACACCTACGACGCGGTGAGCGCCAGCGACTGGCAGGTGGACCTCGCGGCCACGGTCACGGTGGCGGCGACCACCCTCTCGCGCGCCGTGCACGACCTGCTGCTGTGGGCCTCGCGCGGCCTGCTCACGCTCGAAGACGGCCTGGTGCAGGGCAGCAGCGTCATGCCGCAAAAGCGCAACCCGGTCGCGCTGGAGCACGCCCGCACGAAGTTCAGCAAGGCGATCGGCATGACCCAGAGCGTCATTCTCAGCGCGCACAACGTGCCCTTCGGGGACATCAACGACCCCGGGCCCGACATGCAGCCCTCCCTGCACGGCATGTGGCAGGAGTTCCGGGAGGGCGTGGAGCTGCTCACGGTGGCCCTGACGAACCCGCGCATTGGCCGCGAGGCCTGGCGCCGGGAGGCCGAGTGCGGCGAGTCGGTCGTCACCGAGCTGGCCGACGCCATCGTGCGCCACCGGGGCGGCGGCTTCCGGGAGGCGCACGGGGCGGTCAAGGGCCTGCTCACGGGGCTCCACGCCGAAGGCCGCACGCTCGCCTCCCTCACCCGGCACGACCTGGAACGCCTGGGCGTGGACCTGCCCGCCGGTGAGCTCGCCGCCGCGCTCGACCCCGCCGCCTTCGTCGCCCGCCGCACCACCCTCGGGGGCCCCGCGCCCGCCGTCATGCGGGAGGCGCTCGCCGCCGCCCACGCGCGGCTGAGGGGAGACACCCTCGACCACGGGCGCGCCCGGCAACGCTTCGCAGACGCCCGGACGCGTCTGGAGGGAGGAACAGCATGGTAA
- a CDS encoding PIG-L family deacetylase: MVKRLGATFLAALACGVAAQVGPGSYGGTVSGLDLMDVDLMFIGAHPDDDGGVTATLARYVLDGGHKATVVTLTGGEGGGNATGRETGRALGLIREEEERRSLGMVGVTSPHFLGLRDFYFTLSAEETERMWGGQAFVCDVVRLVRVRRPEVIVTMWPGPGTHGQHQMAARAATLAYTRAGDSAYCPEQLREGLQPFTPLKLYSYPGSAEDATVRIPTDEVSRTARVRYADLRSVAQFNYRSQGWDATNTLPAKSANPETFMLVSSRVPVPEQETSLLTGALTPGVGAPLGVRLQARPASYDIGQGRPAPVEVTLTNATAQPMTGVRLALDVPGGWRVTGTPGARTLAPGESMALTLRVTAPEDAGAERTPLAVRYTATQAGQAVSGRNVTFVRPVPPVTATFAPTFDVAGYQAFARQTGTDWVIGTLPTRLPLVLGEPTAVTVNVTNRGAQVASGTLDLKLPDGVTVVGKPEYRVNPGETAAVTVRLQATAAALPAGRQSAQLPVSVTAGGFPDTATAFLLPSLTVPRLATPPRIDGDLGDLAAGAAGSLSPADLWWRTKPDSEADASAAFRLGYDDQFLYVGLNVKDELVACNIAPDDVKAQLRSDAVGITVDPGGQSRDTSTTLQAAAFPCTTAGFGARGFRDADANQGVMEETAPGMQVASRKTDGGYSIEFRIPWAAMPARPQPGTPLGLNLVLYDGDQPDARVGANISQSGLAWAAFSWGGKQALPYLWPRVTLGK, encoded by the coding sequence ATGGTAAAACGCCTCGGAGCCACATTTCTCGCCGCGCTCGCCTGCGGGGTCGCCGCCCAGGTGGGGCCGGGCAGCTACGGCGGCACGGTCAGCGGCCTCGACCTGATGGACGTGGACCTGATGTTCATCGGCGCCCACCCGGACGACGACGGCGGCGTGACGGCCACGCTGGCCCGCTACGTGCTCGACGGCGGTCACAAGGCCACGGTGGTCACCCTCACGGGCGGGGAGGGGGGCGGCAACGCCACCGGGCGCGAGACGGGCCGGGCGCTCGGCCTGATCCGCGAGGAGGAGGAGCGCCGCTCGCTGGGCATGGTGGGCGTGACCTCCCCGCACTTCCTGGGCCTGCGCGACTTCTACTTCACCCTCTCCGCCGAGGAGACCGAGCGCATGTGGGGCGGGCAGGCCTTCGTGTGCGACGTGGTGCGCCTCGTGCGGGTGCGCCGCCCCGAGGTGATCGTCACCATGTGGCCGGGGCCGGGCACCCACGGGCAGCACCAGATGGCCGCGCGCGCCGCCACCCTCGCCTACACCCGTGCGGGCGACTCCGCGTACTGCCCCGAGCAGCTCAGGGAAGGCCTGCAACCCTTCACCCCCCTGAAGCTGTACTCCTACCCGGGCAGCGCGGAGGACGCCACCGTGAGGATTCCCACCGACGAGGTATCCCGCACCGCCCGCGTCCGGTACGCCGACCTGAGGAGCGTCGCGCAGTTCAACTACCGCTCGCAGGGCTGGGACGCCACGAACACCCTGCCCGCGAAGTCCGCCAACCCCGAGACCTTCATGCTGGTGAGCTCCCGCGTGCCGGTCCCCGAGCAGGAGACTTCCCTGCTGACCGGGGCGCTGACCCCTGGCGTGGGCGCGCCCCTGGGCGTGCGGCTCCAGGCCCGGCCCGCGAGCTACGACATCGGCCAGGGCCGCCCGGCGCCCGTCGAGGTCACGCTGACGAACGCCACCGCCCAGCCCATGACCGGCGTCCGGCTGGCCCTGGACGTGCCGGGGGGCTGGCGCGTCACCGGCACGCCGGGCGCGCGCACCCTCGCCCCCGGGGAGAGCATGGCCCTCACCCTGCGCGTCACCGCCCCCGAGGACGCGGGGGCCGAGCGGACTCCCCTCGCCGTTCGGTACACGGCGACCCAGGCGGGGCAGGCGGTCTCCGGGCGCAACGTCACCTTCGTGCGGCCCGTCCCGCCCGTGACGGCGACCTTCGCCCCCACCTTCGACGTGGCGGGGTATCAGGCCTTCGCGCGCCAGACCGGCACCGACTGGGTGATCGGCACCCTCCCCACCCGGTTGCCGCTGGTGCTGGGCGAGCCCACCGCCGTGACCGTCAACGTGACGAACCGCGGCGCGCAGGTCGCCAGCGGCACGCTCGACCTGAAGTTGCCGGACGGCGTGACGGTGGTCGGAAAGCCCGAGTACCGGGTCAACCCGGGGGAGACCGCCGCCGTCACCGTCCGGCTCCAGGCGACCGCCGCGGCCCTGCCCGCCGGACGGCAGAGTGCCCAGCTTCCCGTCAGCGTCACCGCGGGCGGTTTCCCCGACACCGCGACCGCGTTCCTGCTGCCCAGCCTGACGGTTCCCCGCCTCGCCACGCCGCCCCGCATCGACGGGGACCTGGGGGACCTCGCCGCCGGGGCCGCAGGCAGCCTCAGCCCCGCCGACCTGTGGTGGCGCACGAAGCCCGACTCGGAGGCCGACGCGAGCGCCGCTTTCCGGCTCGGCTACGATGATCAGTTCCTGTACGTCGGCCTGAACGTCAAAGACGAGCTGGTCGCCTGCAACATCGCCCCCGACGACGTGAAGGCGCAACTGCGCTCGGACGCGGTCGGGATCACCGTCGATCCCGGCGGCCAGAGCCGCGACACCTCGACCACCTTGCAGGCCGCTGCGTTCCCCTGCACCACGGCGGGCTTCGGCGCGCGGGGCTTCCGTGACGCGGACGCCAACCAGGGCGTGATGGAGGAGACGGCCCCCGGCATGCAGGTGGCGTCCCGGAAGACGGACGGCGGGTACAGCATCGAGTTCCGGATTCCCTGGGCGGCGATGCCTGCCAGGCCACAGCCGGGCACGCCGCTGGGCCTGAACCTCGTCCTGTACGACGGCGACCAGCCAGACGCCCGGGTCGGCGCCAACATCAGCCAGAGCGGGCTGGCCTGGGCGGCGTTCTCCTGGGGCGGCAAACAGGCCCTGCCCTACCTGTGGCCCCGCGTGACCCTCGGCAAGTAA
- a CDS encoding extracellular solute-binding protein: MRKFLTLALTLAAVPSAAAAPVTLTYWQYDFASKVDTMNKLIAKFEAQNPDIRIRQETFPYDAYNQKVASSVPAGQGPDVVNLFYGWLPQYVDSGYLQPLPARDFPVAQIDKTFVPMVQTSKIGGQYYALPTSVRTLAVFYNKDLLRASGVLTPPRTWEDFIAAAQKVVKGAPPRFTTLGFGIQPDGQDYHVVREVLVRQFGGSPYSKDGKQVAYDSDAGQKAMSFYTDLFTKYKLGTPNFFPGNNSYRDAFIAGKVGMIIDGSFAVSTIQKGAKFGWGVVPLPVLRGNGVRSNFGSYWVNGITKNAKGDKLAASVKFLKFLTSEDTQRTWLQSVGEIPASRKLSNDQQLRRDPVYGPFVQALPFAHSTLFVDEAGQRKAWVDAINTVILQGAAPANAVKRAAADEQKILNGYYK, translated from the coding sequence ATGCGCAAGTTCCTGACCCTGGCCCTCACCCTCGCCGCCGTTCCCAGCGCCGCCGCCGCGCCCGTCACCCTCACCTACTGGCAGTACGACTTCGCCAGCAAGGTGGACACGATGAACAAGCTCATCGCGAAGTTCGAGGCGCAGAACCCGGACATCAGAATCCGGCAGGAGACCTTCCCCTACGACGCCTACAACCAGAAGGTCGCCTCCAGCGTGCCCGCCGGTCAGGGTCCCGACGTGGTGAACCTCTTCTACGGGTGGCTCCCGCAGTACGTGGACAGCGGGTACCTCCAGCCGCTGCCCGCGCGGGACTTCCCGGTGGCCCAGATAGACAAGACCTTCGTGCCGATGGTCCAGACGAGCAAGATCGGCGGGCAGTACTACGCGCTGCCCACGTCGGTGCGCACCCTGGCGGTGTTCTACAACAAGGACCTGCTGCGGGCCTCGGGCGTGCTGACCCCGCCCCGCACCTGGGAGGACTTCATCGCCGCCGCGCAGAAGGTGGTCAAGGGGGCGCCGCCGCGCTTCACCACCCTGGGCTTCGGCATCCAGCCCGACGGGCAGGACTATCACGTGGTGCGCGAGGTGCTCGTGCGGCAGTTCGGCGGGTCGCCCTACAGCAAGGACGGCAAGCAGGTCGCCTACGACAGCGACGCGGGCCAGAAGGCCATGAGCTTCTACACCGACCTCTTCACGAAGTACAAGCTCGGCACGCCCAACTTCTTCCCCGGCAACAACTCGTACCGCGACGCCTTCATCGCCGGGAAGGTCGGCATGATCATCGACGGCTCCTTCGCGGTGAGCACCATCCAGAAGGGCGCGAAGTTTGGCTGGGGCGTCGTGCCGCTGCCGGTCCTCAGGGGGAACGGCGTCCGCAGCAACTTCGGCTCCTACTGGGTGAACGGGATCACCAAGAACGCGAAAGGCGACAAGCTGGCGGCCTCGGTCAAGTTCCTGAAGTTCCTCACGAGCGAGGACACCCAGCGCACCTGGCTCCAGTCGGTCGGGGAGATTCCCGCGAGCCGGAAGCTGTCGAACGATCAGCAGCTCCGGCGCGATCCCGTCTACGGCCCCTTCGTGCAGGCCCTGCCTTTCGCGCACTCGACCCTCTTCGTGGATGAGGCCGGGCAGCGCAAGGCGTGGGTGGACGCGATCAACACGGTGATCTTGCAGGGCGCCGCGCCCGCCAATGCCGTGAAGCGGGCGGCGGCGGATGAGCAGAAGATCTTGAATGGCTACTACAAGTAA
- a CDS encoding carbohydrate ABC transporter permease, with amino-acid sequence MATTSKLRGGRPAARAPARTGSLRRHQIRTAYTFLLVPLLFFLVVRFIPTLMSLRLSLFDWNILREQQPFVGLENYRTLLEDGRFGQALRNTALYTLIGVPVQVALGLGIALLLGRVRALRGLYRALYFAPYVTPIVAAAWVWQWVFSPQFGPVNTFLGWLHLPAQPFLTSPGQALPTTAALVVWQNLGFQVVLFLAGLAAIPRVYYEAAEIDGASGAQAFRKITLPLLNPTIVFSVVTGTIAYLQLFTQVVNLNFTDQGGPLGSTMTVALYIYQLAFGRYQMGYASAVTVVLFLIILLITLLQLRFLTRRYDA; translated from the coding sequence ATGGCTACTACAAGTAAGCTGCGGGGGGGGCGGCCAGCGGCCCGTGCCCCCGCCCGCACGGGCAGCCTGCGCCGCCACCAGATCCGCACGGCCTACACCTTCTTGCTGGTGCCGCTGCTGTTCTTCCTGGTGGTGCGCTTCATCCCGACCCTGATGTCCCTGCGCCTGAGCCTCTTCGACTGGAACATCCTCCGGGAGCAGCAGCCCTTCGTGGGCCTGGAGAACTACCGCACGCTGCTGGAGGACGGGCGGTTTGGCCAGGCCCTGCGCAACACCGCGCTGTACACCCTGATCGGCGTGCCCGTGCAGGTCGCCCTGGGCCTGGGCATCGCCCTGTTGCTGGGCCGCGTGCGGGCGCTGCGGGGCCTGTACCGGGCGCTGTACTTCGCGCCGTACGTGACGCCCATCGTCGCGGCGGCGTGGGTGTGGCAGTGGGTGTTCAGCCCGCAGTTCGGGCCGGTGAACACCTTCCTGGGCTGGCTGCACCTGCCCGCGCAACCTTTTCTGACCTCGCCTGGTCAGGCGCTGCCCACCACCGCCGCGCTGGTCGTGTGGCAGAACCTGGGCTTTCAGGTCGTGCTGTTCCTCGCGGGGCTGGCCGCCATTCCGCGCGTGTACTACGAGGCGGCGGAGATCGACGGGGCCAGCGGCGCCCAGGCGTTCCGCAAGATCACCCTGCCCCTCCTGAACCCCACCATCGTCTTCAGCGTGGTGACGGGGACCATCGCCTACCTGCAACTGTTCACCCAGGTCGTGAACCTCAACTTCACCGACCAGGGCGGGCCGCTGGGCAGCACGATGACGGTCGCGCTGTACATCTACCAGCTCGCCTTCGGGCGCTACCAGATGGGCTACGCCTCGGCGGTGACGGTGGTGCTCTTCCTGATCATCCTCCTGATCACCCTGTTGCAGTTGCGCTTCCTGACCCGGAGGTACGACGCTTGA
- a CDS encoding carbohydrate ABC transporter permease, protein MTVTAAPPPRRRTDLRTALAYLILTVGVILTLFPFAWMLLTSLKSFQELFNLAFLPADPTLDNYRQVLTETRFLQWFGNSLLVATVTTLSVLFFDSLVGYTLAKFDFPGKSLIFILILSTLMIPTEMLVVPWFVGVSDLGLTRSVPGAYFAIMFPGLISAFGVFLMRQFFESLPDDLLEAARIDGMHEFGIFWRVALPLVRPALASLAIFTFLGNWNAFLWPLIVIQQPQFRTLPVGTALFNGEAGTQWGLIMAASSLAVIPVLLVFAFFQRQIIEGIVLTGMKG, encoded by the coding sequence TTGACCGTCACCGCCGCCCCGCCGCCCCGCCGCCGGACCGACCTCCGCACGGCGCTCGCCTACCTGATCCTCACCGTGGGGGTAATCCTCACTCTCTTTCCCTTCGCCTGGATGCTGCTCACCAGCCTGAAGAGCTTCCAGGAGCTGTTCAACCTGGCCTTCCTCCCCGCCGACCCCACCCTGGACAACTACCGGCAGGTGCTCACCGAGACGCGGTTTCTCCAGTGGTTCGGCAACAGCCTGCTCGTCGCCACGGTGACGACCCTCAGCGTGCTGTTCTTCGACTCGCTGGTCGGGTACACGCTCGCCAAGTTCGACTTTCCCGGGAAGAGCCTGATCTTCATCCTGATCCTCTCCACGCTGATGATCCCGACCGAGATGCTCGTCGTCCCCTGGTTCGTGGGGGTCAGCGACCTGGGGCTCACGCGGTCGGTGCCCGGCGCGTACTTCGCGATCATGTTCCCCGGGTTGATCAGCGCCTTCGGGGTCTTTCTGATGCGGCAGTTTTTCGAGAGCCTTCCCGACGACCTGCTGGAGGCGGCCCGCATCGACGGGATGCACGAGTTCGGCATCTTCTGGCGGGTGGCCCTGCCCCTGGTGCGCCCGGCGCTGGCGAGCCTCGCCATCTTCACGTTCCTGGGCAACTGGAACGCCTTCCTGTGGCCGCTGATCGTGATCCAGCAGCCCCAGTTCCGCACCCTGCCGGTCGGGACGGCGCTCTTCAACGGCGAGGCGGGCACCCAGTGGGGGCTGATCATGGCGGCGAGCAGCCTCGCGGTGATCCCCGTGCTGCTGGTCTTCGCGTTCTTCCAGCGGCAGATCATCGAGGGCATCGTGCTCACGGGGATGAAAGGCTAG
- a CDS encoding carbohydrate kinase family protein, whose product MRELVVLGNVNVDLILGPLGAWPSEGTEVLVKRGVWRVGGNAGNAAVALAGLGARACLVSTVGQDLPGEWLRANLRGVSALWRPVPEATSVTVAVTHPGGERSFITHLGHLAQLGWTDLRASVPAASPVLLAGGFLTPGLRRDYPALLRELTGHGSEVALDPGWPEGGFTGEVRAEMTSWLPHVTHLLINELEARSLTGELDPRRAARALVRHLPSGGTAVVKLGARGAVATCGDEQSHVPAPTVRVIDTVGAGDIFNAAYLQARLGGGNLRAALEHGVQVASRAISSSPRVFVPAGGVAW is encoded by the coding sequence ATGAGGGAACTGGTTGTCCTGGGCAACGTCAACGTCGACCTGATCCTGGGACCGCTGGGCGCCTGGCCGTCGGAGGGCACGGAGGTCCTCGTCAAGCGGGGCGTCTGGCGGGTGGGCGGCAACGCGGGCAATGCCGCCGTCGCCCTCGCGGGCCTGGGAGCCCGGGCGTGCCTGGTCAGCACGGTCGGCCAGGACCTGCCCGGGGAGTGGCTGCGGGCGAACTTGCGCGGAGTGTCCGCCCTATGGCGCCCGGTTCCCGAGGCGACCTCCGTCACGGTGGCCGTCACCCACCCGGGCGGCGAGCGCTCTTTCATCACCCACCTGGGGCACCTCGCGCAGCTCGGCTGGACGGACCTGCGGGCATCGGTGCCGGCCGCGTCCCCGGTCCTGCTCGCCGGGGGGTTCCTGACCCCGGGCCTGCGCCGGGACTACCCGGCTCTCCTGCGCGAGCTGACGGGGCACGGCAGCGAGGTCGCGCTCGATCCCGGCTGGCCGGAGGGGGGGTTTACGGGAGAGGTCCGGGCCGAAATGACCTCCTGGCTACCCCACGTGACGCACCTGCTGATCAACGAACTCGAGGCCCGCAGCCTGACCGGCGAGCTGGACCCACGGCGAGCGGCCCGCGCGCTGGTGCGCCACCTTCCTTCCGGGGGCACCGCCGTGGTGAAGCTGGGGGCCCGGGGTGCCGTGGCAACCTGCGGGGACGAGCAAAGCCACGTTCCCGCGCCGACAGTGCGGGTGATCGACACCGTCGGCGCGGGCGACATCTTCAATGCCGCTTACCTGCAAGCGCGCCTGGGAGGCGGGAACCTGCGCGCGGCGCTGGAACACGGGGTCCAGGTCGCCTCGCGGGCCATCTCCAGCTCCCCTCGCGTCTTTGTCCCTGCCGGAGGGGTGGCCTGGTGA
- a CDS encoding PIN domain-containing protein produces MRARPLLIDASALTAFIRRERGGERVLRSLTTARREHLVSTIGLIEVEGKLVSGGTFTPEQVRTRIHQLGQLLTVVPFEVSAQRAASFYYARRKPYDLSLGDALCLGTAETLGADVMTAEQNWATLPDLPFAVELIRGEA; encoded by the coding sequence TTGAGGGCCCGGCCACTCCTGATCGACGCCAGTGCCCTGACCGCCTTCATCCGCAGGGAGCGGGGAGGGGAGAGGGTCCTGAGGTCCTTGACGACCGCCCGCCGCGAGCACCTGGTCAGCACGATTGGGCTGATCGAGGTCGAGGGCAAGCTGGTGTCGGGCGGCACCTTCACCCCGGAGCAGGTGCGGACCCGTATTCACCAGCTCGGGCAGCTCCTCACGGTGGTCCCTTTCGAGGTGAGCGCGCAGCGGGCGGCGAGCTTCTACTACGCCCGGCGCAAGCCCTACGATCTCAGTCTGGGCGACGCCCTGTGCCTGGGCACGGCGGAGACGCTCGGGGCGGACGTGATGACCGCCGAACAAAATTGGGCCACGCTCCCCGACCTGCCGTTCGCGGTGGAGCTGATCCGGGGGGAAGCCTGA
- a CDS encoding AbrB/MazE/SpoVT family DNA-binding domain-containing protein, translating to MRDALEVAEGDTLLYVVEGKQVRITTKHQLAQELYGSLAEDDRRDFTQELLDERRAEAQREKP from the coding sequence GTGCGTGACGCCCTGGAGGTGGCCGAGGGGGACACCTTGCTGTATGTGGTGGAAGGCAAGCAGGTCCGGATCACCACCAAGCACCAGTTGGCCCAGGAGTTGTACGGGAGCCTGGCCGAGGACGACCGCCGGGACTTCACCCAGGAGCTTCTCGACGAACGGCGTGCCGAGGCCCAGCGGGAGAAGCCTTGA
- a CDS encoding ribbon-helix-helix domain-containing protein codes for MTVGKISVSLEEPLLDFLSHYQETHRVRSKSEVIAQALTLLRERELETQYAEALAEWRANGEGDLWESVIADGLSEGSDAAR; via the coding sequence ATGACTGTTGGTAAGATCAGTGTAAGTTTGGAGGAACCGCTCCTCGACTTTCTCAGCCACTATCAGGAGACCCACCGGGTTCGCTCCAAATCGGAGGTGATCGCCCAGGCCCTCACCCTCCTGCGGGAACGGGAGCTGGAAACTCAGTACGCCGAGGCCCTGGCCGAGTGGCGGGCGAATGGCGAGGGCGATCTGTGGGAAAGCGTGATCGCCGACGGCCTGAGCGAGGGTTCCGATGCGGCGCGGTGA